The following proteins are co-located in the Pontiella desulfatans genome:
- a CDS encoding class I SAM-dependent methyltransferase produces MNDAELIAELESEFQIEGGFHLAEMASRLPFDRILDVGFGRGAAARFFRLKGKNVVAIDRDIQYRAAPLDIMKAEGIEVIETSFEDYQPDGGIDAIWLSHVLEHTLDVGRFLEKARSILSDSGWLFVMVPPFKHEVVGGHVTPGWNLGILMYVLLVSGFDIKTGHFVRHGYSICAFVRKSTTPLPQLCHDQGDIERTRDLWPLEVMQGFDGNLPSVNWFDDADEVDS; encoded by the coding sequence ATGAATGACGCCGAGTTAATCGCGGAGCTTGAAAGCGAATTCCAGATCGAAGGTGGATTCCACCTGGCCGAAATGGCCAGTCGTTTGCCTTTTGATCGGATACTCGACGTTGGTTTTGGCCGCGGTGCTGCGGCGCGCTTTTTCCGGTTGAAAGGAAAAAATGTCGTTGCGATCGACCGCGACATCCAATACCGCGCCGCACCGCTGGATATCATGAAGGCGGAAGGGATCGAGGTTATCGAGACCTCGTTCGAGGACTATCAACCCGACGGAGGGATCGATGCGATCTGGCTGTCGCATGTGCTGGAGCACACGCTCGACGTCGGCCGGTTCCTGGAGAAGGCGCGCTCGATTCTTTCTGACTCCGGCTGGTTGTTCGTGATGGTTCCGCCATTCAAGCATGAAGTGGTTGGCGGGCATGTTACACCGGGCTGGAACCTTGGCATTCTGATGTATGTGTTGCTCGTGAGCGGTTTCGACATCAAGACCGGGCACTTCGTTCGGCATGGCTACAGCATCTGCGCGTTCGTTCGCAAATCAACCACGCCGCTCCCGCAGCTTTGCCACGATCAAGGCGACATTGAGCGAACCCGCGATCTTTGGCCTCTCGAAGTCATGCAGGGGTTCGACGGCAACCTCCCCTCCGTCAACTGGTTCGACGATGCCGACGAGGTCGATTCATGA
- a CDS encoding DUF4928 family protein, with product MKTPKGIVLKYDDSSALSSLFKNLLEKAKDMGQDSCGTWYHAKMMHYLTLAIMEMALKEPLQGGKTVGSSPEYQTWQYFYDRLTIYITQTPTEALIRKCAENLSSNKSPVVVTSYKGAVSADNLAEAQNISDRIDIFEIEQFIATNIWEICRFTCANRKITVSQLVEKYNAIVDAHETDPSLGLVMG from the coding sequence ATGAAAACCCCCAAAGGCATAGTACTTAAATATGATGACTCCAGCGCGCTCAGCTCCTTGTTCAAGAACCTTTTAGAAAAGGCGAAAGACATGGGGCAGGATAGTTGCGGAACTTGGTATCACGCTAAAATGATGCACTACTTAACTCTCGCAATAATGGAAATGGCTCTGAAGGAACCGCTTCAAGGTGGAAAGACGGTAGGTTCCAGTCCTGAATACCAGACCTGGCAGTATTTTTATGACCGACTGACAATTTACATCACTCAAACACCGACGGAAGCACTTATCCGGAAATGCGCGGAAAATTTGAGTTCAAATAAATCACCCGTTGTCGTGACCAGTTACAAAGGGGCAGTGTCAGCAGATAACCTTGCCGAAGCGCAAAATATTTCAGACCGCATCGATATCTTTGAAATTGAACAATTCATCGCTACAAACATATGGGAAATTTGCCGCTTCACTTGCGCAAACAGGAAAATCACCGTCAGCCAGCTCGTAGAAAAATACAACGCAATCGTCGATGCGCATGAAACAGACCCAAGCCTTGGGCTTGTAATGGGATAG
- a CDS encoding DUF3883 domain-containing protein, whose protein sequence is MTLREKSILAGLYLSKFDTKGLSALGFSSFKEAYNALGFAIGTKPASLKNYRDELDPYFPNERQGWHKRQLRDHCRAILEQFRDADLESLKHMICNFCGDDFRDMNFQDASETTTNIDAFAQRIMTGRAAENYFTKHYQADPVFYDTEIEDVTHSGCGYDFKLWTSSNRFFAVEVKGIRELRGSIAMTDKEFHAAKALKNSYFLYVVKNFVDTPTPTTVRNPAESNMDFTRTERLVIQVSWRSSI, encoded by the coding sequence ATGACACTCAGGGAAAAGTCCATTCTGGCTGGCTTATATCTGTCAAAGTTTGACACGAAAGGCCTTTCTGCATTGGGGTTTTCCTCCTTCAAAGAAGCTTACAACGCGTTGGGATTTGCTATCGGAACCAAACCTGCATCGTTGAAAAATTATCGCGATGAACTTGATCCCTATTTCCCCAACGAAAGACAGGGGTGGCATAAGCGTCAGTTACGCGACCATTGCAGGGCAATTCTTGAGCAATTCCGAGATGCCGACCTTGAGTCTCTTAAGCATATGATCTGCAATTTTTGCGGGGATGATTTTCGAGATATGAACTTTCAAGATGCCAGCGAAACAACGACCAATATTGACGCATTTGCCCAAAGGATCATGACTGGCCGAGCTGCCGAAAACTATTTCACCAAGCATTATCAAGCAGATCCGGTTTTTTATGACACCGAAATAGAGGATGTTACTCATTCTGGATGTGGATACGATTTTAAGCTATGGACATCCTCTAATAGATTCTTTGCAGTCGAAGTGAAAGGGATTCGCGAATTACGTGGTTCTATTGCAATGACAGACAAAGAGTTTCATGCCGCAAAAGCTCTCAAAAACAGTTACTTTCTGTACGTAGTTAAGAATTTTGTTGACACTCCAACCCCGACAACTGTCAGAAACCCTGCGGAATCAAACATGGATTTCACCAGAACCGAGCGCCTAGTAATACAAGTCTCGTGGAGATCCTCTATCTGA
- a CDS encoding KpsF/GutQ family sugar-phosphate isomerase, with protein sequence MDYLKRAREVLDIELAGIEKVKNDMGEGFVLAVDAILETIKNGDGKVVITGVGKNWHIGNKMAATLTSTGTPAVSMHPIEAMHGDFGIVSDRDIVLAMSYSGASDELIAVLQPVKRKGVKIIALTGEMNSPLAEYADIIVSVKVEKEACPFNMAPTTSTTATLALGDALAMVLLEARGFKIEDYAKLHPGGAIGRTLLLHVSDVMRTGNRYATVKAGLPVREALIAMTGAKAGCVAIVNDDNTLAGIMTDGDLRRHLIETPNLIEHSVDEVMTVNPKTLTPDMLAVEILNIYEEFNIDDLIVVDENNRVIGAVDIQDMPKLKIL encoded by the coding sequence TTGGACTATTTGAAACGCGCGCGCGAAGTGCTGGACATCGAGCTGGCCGGCATCGAAAAGGTGAAAAACGACATGGGCGAAGGCTTCGTCCTGGCCGTGGATGCCATTCTTGAAACCATCAAAAACGGAGACGGCAAGGTGGTCATCACCGGCGTCGGCAAAAACTGGCACATCGGCAACAAGATGGCCGCCACCCTCACCAGCACCGGCACGCCCGCCGTCTCCATGCACCCGATCGAGGCGATGCACGGCGACTTCGGCATTGTGTCCGACCGCGACATCGTCCTGGCCATGAGCTACTCCGGTGCGTCCGACGAGCTCATCGCCGTCCTCCAGCCCGTCAAGCGCAAGGGCGTCAAGATCATCGCCCTCACCGGCGAAATGAACTCCCCGCTGGCGGAATATGCCGACATCATCGTTTCGGTGAAGGTCGAAAAAGAAGCCTGCCCCTTCAACATGGCGCCCACCACCAGCACCACCGCCACCCTCGCGCTCGGCGACGCCCTCGCCATGGTGCTGCTCGAAGCGCGCGGCTTCAAGATTGAGGACTACGCCAAACTGCATCCCGGCGGCGCCATCGGCCGCACCCTCCTGCTGCACGTCTCCGACGTCATGCGTACCGGCAACCGCTACGCCACCGTGAAAGCCGGGCTCCCCGTCCGCGAGGCGCTCATTGCCATGACCGGCGCCAAGGCCGGCTGCGTCGCCATCGTCAACGACGACAACACCCTCGCCGGCATCATGACCGACGGCGACCTCCGCCGCCACCTCATCGAAACCCCCAACCTGATCGAGCATTCCGTCGATGAAGTCATGACCGTCAATCCCAAGACGCTCACGCCGGATATGCTGGCGGTCGAGATCCTCAACATCTACGAGGAGTTCAACATCGACGATCTCATCGTCGTCGATGAAAACAACCGCGTCATCGGCGCCGTCGACATCCAGGACATGCCCAAGCTCAAGATTTTATAG
- a CDS encoding capsular polysaccharide biosynthesis protein, with amino-acid sequence MNRSKDNLYPADSGLAGWGRKESGRRAVKAAAARREGFRLYEDGFIRSVEREDKALSIVSDDLGIYYDATVPSRLEKLLERPLGAEETNRAIALCRAWREARVSKYNAAREFEGSLPASYVLLVDQVAGDLSIQYGLADPGSFSRMLEAALEENPDSTIILKTHPDIHTRKKNGHFDVAALERNGRIMVVAENCHPVRLLEHAEAIYCVTSQVGFEALMWGKKVRCFGMPFFAGCGLTEDELPAPERRRKASLEQLVHAALVEYAQYVDPETGERCGVERVIEHIALQRRSRMRFPKTVHALGFSRWKRPIFARFIGGSDVRFVKSLNEVPRGATLAVWGTRSIPAARDDLLVLRLEDGFLRSSGLGADLIRPLSWVFDDEGIYYDPAKPSRLESLLQTFDFDTALVARAKVLRGQIVGGGISKYNLNGAAWRRPSSTQPVVLVVGQVENDASIKHGAVGISSNVELLRAVRERRPDAWIVYKPHPDVVAGLRRRGADEHEAARWCDEIVCNGDIHQMLNNIDELHVLTSLAGFEALLRGVPVTCHGQPFYAGWGLTTDLVPLPRRSRALGIDELVAGTLILYPTYVSLRTNAFTSPEQIVRELMDWRADGPSRMTLERRAIRRICRLWAASGLRRNA; translated from the coding sequence ATGAACCGATCCAAGGACAACCTGTATCCTGCAGATTCAGGGTTGGCCGGTTGGGGTCGCAAGGAGTCGGGGCGTCGCGCCGTGAAGGCCGCCGCCGCGCGGCGGGAGGGCTTCCGTCTCTATGAAGACGGATTCATCCGCTCGGTCGAACGCGAGGACAAGGCGCTTTCCATCGTGAGCGACGATCTTGGCATCTATTACGATGCCACCGTTCCAAGTCGGCTTGAAAAACTCCTCGAGCGCCCGCTCGGTGCGGAAGAAACGAACCGGGCCATTGCCCTCTGCCGCGCGTGGCGGGAAGCCCGCGTCTCCAAATACAACGCCGCGCGCGAGTTCGAAGGTTCGCTCCCCGCGTCCTACGTGCTTCTGGTCGATCAGGTTGCGGGGGATCTTTCCATCCAATACGGTCTCGCAGACCCGGGCTCGTTCAGCCGAATGCTCGAGGCCGCGCTAGAGGAAAACCCAGACTCCACCATCATCTTGAAAACCCATCCCGACATCCACACGCGAAAAAAAAACGGCCACTTCGATGTTGCCGCGCTGGAGCGGAACGGGCGCATCATGGTCGTTGCGGAAAACTGCCATCCCGTTCGTTTGCTCGAACACGCGGAAGCCATCTATTGCGTGACCTCGCAGGTGGGGTTCGAAGCATTGATGTGGGGCAAGAAGGTGCGCTGTTTCGGCATGCCGTTTTTCGCCGGATGTGGTTTAACTGAGGACGAACTTCCCGCACCGGAACGCCGGAGGAAGGCTTCGCTGGAGCAACTGGTTCATGCAGCGCTCGTCGAATATGCGCAGTACGTCGATCCAGAAACGGGGGAGCGGTGCGGAGTCGAACGCGTCATCGAACACATCGCGCTTCAGCGCCGGTCGCGAATGCGCTTCCCAAAGACCGTTCACGCGCTGGGGTTCTCGCGCTGGAAACGGCCGATCTTTGCCCGTTTCATCGGGGGATCGGACGTTCGGTTCGTTAAGAGCCTCAACGAAGTTCCCCGCGGCGCAACGCTTGCGGTTTGGGGGACGCGCTCCATTCCCGCAGCAAGGGATGATCTTTTGGTTCTGCGGCTCGAGGACGGATTCCTGCGCTCCTCCGGACTTGGCGCGGATTTGATTCGCCCGCTCTCGTGGGTATTCGATGACGAAGGGATCTATTACGATCCCGCCAAACCGTCGCGATTGGAATCGCTTCTCCAGACGTTCGATTTCGATACGGCGCTGGTCGCCCGCGCCAAGGTGTTGCGCGGGCAGATTGTGGGCGGCGGGATCAGTAAATATAATTTGAACGGCGCGGCATGGAGGCGCCCCTCCTCCACGCAGCCGGTCGTGCTGGTTGTGGGGCAAGTCGAAAACGACGCGTCGATCAAGCACGGCGCGGTGGGGATTTCCTCCAATGTCGAACTGCTACGCGCGGTACGCGAACGCCGCCCGGACGCGTGGATCGTCTACAAGCCCCACCCCGACGTGGTGGCGGGGCTTCGGCGCCGCGGCGCCGACGAACACGAGGCTGCGCGCTGGTGCGATGAAATCGTATGCAACGGCGACATCCATCAAATGCTAAACAACATCGACGAGCTCCACGTCCTGACCTCGCTGGCCGGATTCGAGGCGTTGCTGCGCGGGGTGCCGGTGACGTGCCACGGCCAGCCCTTCTATGCCGGGTGGGGGTTGACCACCGATCTGGTTCCGCTCCCGCGCCGCTCCCGTGCGCTGGGGATCGACGAATTGGTCGCGGGCACGTTGATTCTGTATCCAACATATGTGAGTCTGCGAACCAATGCGTTCACTTCGCCGGAGCAAATCGTACGGGAATTGATGGACTGGCGCGCGGATGGCCCTTCGCGCATGACGCTGGAACGCCGCGCCATACGGCGGATTTGCCGCCTCTGGGCGGCTTCGGGACTTAGGAGAAATGCGTGA
- a CDS encoding lipopolysaccharide biosynthesis protein, with product MTEKENTTEMPAAKRPREKRRRWLRLSFVLCVVLPTILGTLYFTLVASDKYVAGAGFSVRSMKPDGRVDIVGAFTGLAGGGSASSDSYIVLRYLTSRDLLERLENDYDFRSAYGSREIDFLSRLDPDEEIEKILEYWERMIHASYDPTSGIIDFKVRAFTAEDSLRVSELMLGYVRELVNGLSERARADVVRYTETEVTRMETRLGDALKAISDFRERGALDPAASAMTQIELLAGMEKQLLEFRVRIAVLEESVGAEAPSLVTLRRQADALEKQILDKSGGLNVMGSEAGLSSLLAEYEELQVEKTFAQKAYASALAALESARIEAGRQQRYLAVYQTPALPEFPLYPRRILYSVLLGAILGVTWGIGTLIVYSVRDHLS from the coding sequence ATGACTGAAAAAGAAAACACCACCGAGATGCCTGCGGCCAAACGCCCCCGGGAAAAGCGCCGCCGCTGGTTGCGGCTGTCGTTTGTCCTTTGCGTGGTGCTGCCCACCATTCTTGGAACGCTCTATTTTACGCTGGTGGCATCGGATAAATATGTCGCGGGGGCGGGATTCTCGGTCAGAAGCATGAAGCCCGATGGACGGGTGGATATCGTCGGTGCGTTCACTGGCCTGGCAGGAGGCGGTTCCGCCTCGTCGGATTCCTACATTGTGCTGCGCTATCTCACCAGCCGCGACCTGCTCGAAAGGCTCGAGAATGACTACGACTTCCGTTCGGCCTATGGCTCCAGGGAAATCGATTTCCTCTCGCGGCTCGACCCCGATGAGGAAATCGAAAAGATCCTCGAATATTGGGAGCGGATGATCCACGCCTCGTACGATCCAACTTCCGGCATCATCGATTTCAAGGTTCGCGCCTTCACCGCCGAGGATTCGCTGCGTGTGTCGGAGTTGATGCTCGGCTATGTCCGCGAGCTCGTGAACGGGCTCTCCGAGCGCGCACGCGCCGACGTCGTACGATACACAGAAACGGAAGTCACCCGCATGGAAACGCGCCTGGGCGACGCGCTCAAGGCCATCAGCGATTTCCGCGAACGGGGCGCGCTCGATCCCGCCGCAAGCGCCATGACCCAGATTGAACTGCTCGCAGGAATGGAGAAACAGCTACTCGAATTCCGCGTCCGCATCGCGGTGCTAGAGGAGTCGGTGGGCGCAGAGGCGCCTTCATTGGTGACGCTGCGCAGGCAGGCCGACGCGCTGGAAAAGCAGATTTTGGATAAGAGCGGAGGACTAAACGTGATGGGCTCCGAGGCTGGACTTTCCAGCCTGCTCGCGGAATACGAGGAATTGCAGGTGGAAAAAACCTTCGCGCAAAAAGCCTATGCCTCCGCACTGGCCGCGCTCGAGTCGGCGCGGATCGAGGCGGGGCGGCAGCAACGGTACCTGGCGGTTTACCAAACCCCTGCGCTGCCCGAATTCCCGCTTTATCCCCGGCGCATTCTCTACAGCGTTTTGCTAGGAGCCATACTTGGCGTGACCTGGGGCATTGGAACGCTGATCGTCTACTCCGTGCGGGATCATTTGTCGTAG
- a CDS encoding LysM peptidoglycan-binding domain-containing protein, with protein MNHKALFLLIPAVALTGCETLQSPQQRRQAQAREQAAQRHQEEQVYRVKGQVESVEMENARLMQELQQLRAEARSYNSQISQLNGRMTALEAKQKREMDELIRRVEALLKKTVASRPAPKASRSGREHVVESGHTLSAIAAAYGTTVSAIKRENNLKSDSIYVGQKLFIPE; from the coding sequence ATGAACCACAAAGCACTATTCCTTTTGATTCCGGCCGTTGCACTCACCGGGTGCGAAACCCTGCAATCCCCGCAGCAGCGGCGGCAGGCGCAGGCGCGCGAGCAAGCCGCGCAGCGCCACCAGGAAGAACAGGTCTACCGCGTGAAGGGGCAGGTCGAGTCCGTTGAAATGGAAAACGCCCGCCTGATGCAGGAGCTGCAGCAGCTGCGCGCGGAAGCCCGTTCCTACAATAGCCAGATTTCCCAGCTCAACGGCCGGATGACGGCGCTCGAGGCCAAGCAAAAGCGCGAAATGGACGAGCTGATCCGCCGGGTCGAAGCACTGCTCAAGAAAACCGTGGCCAGCCGGCCGGCGCCGAAGGCCTCGCGTTCCGGCAGGGAGCACGTCGTTGAATCCGGCCACACGCTTTCCGCCATCGCCGCGGCCTATGGCACCACCGTTTCCGCCATCAAGAGGGAAAACAACCTCAAGTCCGACAGCATCTATGTCGGGCAGAAGCTGTTCATTCCCGAATAA
- a CDS encoding ABC transporter permease: MRELLKLQLRVLGALVLRETRATFGTSRLGYLWAIATPAFGVAVFVAVFAAAGRRPPFGSSLALFFATGFLTLEFFRKLSTSLMTTFNANKALLTYPVIKETDTLFARCILITSTYLVIMVLFYGVLIACGLASFPARPGQLMLAFCSISLLGFGFGTLNAVLLSKWDSWQYIENILTRPLIFISAVFYVPSALPAEAVAVLRWNPVLHLVEWVRVAYYSDYHSYILDKSIPVAMGMVLVLVGLIGERLYRKKRV, translated from the coding sequence ATGAGGGAACTATTAAAACTACAGCTCAGGGTGCTCGGGGCATTGGTGTTGCGCGAAACACGCGCGACATTCGGCACCTCGCGGCTGGGTTATCTTTGGGCGATCGCCACGCCCGCCTTCGGCGTCGCGGTTTTTGTGGCCGTGTTCGCGGCGGCGGGGCGCCGCCCGCCCTTCGGTTCAAGCCTCGCGCTGTTTTTCGCCACCGGCTTCCTGACGCTGGAGTTTTTCCGGAAGCTTTCGACGTCGCTGATGACCACGTTCAATGCGAACAAGGCGTTGCTCACCTATCCCGTCATCAAGGAAACCGACACGCTCTTCGCCCGCTGCATCCTGATTACCTCCACCTATCTGGTTATCATGGTGTTGTTCTATGGCGTGCTCATCGCCTGCGGCCTTGCATCGTTCCCTGCACGTCCCGGCCAGCTCATGCTCGCGTTCTGTTCGATCTCCCTGCTGGGCTTTGGCTTTGGAACCCTGAACGCGGTTCTGCTCTCCAAATGGGATTCGTGGCAATACATCGAAAACATTCTAACCCGGCCGCTCATCTTCATCTCCGCAGTCTTCTATGTTCCCAGCGCCTTGCCCGCGGAGGCGGTTGCAGTGCTCCGCTGGAACCCGGTCCTGCATTTGGTCGAGTGGGTGCGTGTCGCGTACTATTCCGATTACCACAGCTATATCCTCGATAAATCCATTCCGGTGGCCATGGGGATGGTGCTGGTGCTGGTCGGGCTCATCGGCGAACGGCTCTACCGGAAGAAACGGGTGTAG
- a CDS encoding AEC family transporter — protein sequence MNYVLQVLFILVLMTIGYAARKRGVVSAVGTSEMVRVLISIIYPCLIFSSVTKLNAQELAANWIMPVMAMAIAGTGLILGLLAVRCMKGVDQQRASAFLFQNTINNYLFLPLPLVMLLWGTQGVALLVFASMGFELVVWTVGVFLFNRSSKLAEGIKMMFGPPLIALIFSMGWVCVRDLASPELPEAGFFADLARRLLDLTYFGAETVGKATVAVSMVVSGSRIAALDVSAALDKQVWILSALRLVATPVLFILLLKQVPMEETARGILTVIAVMPAAVTSLIFSERFGGDSDFIASTLLVTHLAAIVTIPLLLAWAL from the coding sequence ATGAACTACGTTTTGCAGGTTTTATTCATTCTGGTGCTGATGACCATTGGCTATGCGGCGCGCAAGCGCGGCGTGGTGAGCGCGGTGGGAACCAGCGAAATGGTGCGGGTGCTCATTTCGATCATCTATCCCTGCTTGATCTTTTCGTCGGTCACGAAGCTCAACGCGCAGGAGCTGGCGGCCAACTGGATCATGCCGGTGATGGCGATGGCCATCGCGGGCACCGGCCTCATCCTCGGCCTGCTGGCCGTCCGCTGCATGAAGGGCGTCGACCAGCAGCGGGCGAGCGCATTCCTCTTCCAGAACACCATCAACAACTACCTGTTCCTGCCCCTTCCGCTGGTGATGCTGCTATGGGGAACGCAGGGGGTTGCCCTGCTGGTTTTTGCCTCGATGGGCTTCGAACTGGTGGTATGGACGGTCGGCGTTTTCCTCTTCAACCGCTCCAGCAAGCTGGCCGAGGGCATCAAAATGATGTTCGGCCCGCCGTTGATTGCCCTGATTTTTTCCATGGGCTGGGTGTGCGTGCGCGATCTCGCGAGCCCGGAACTTCCCGAGGCCGGCTTTTTCGCCGACCTCGCCCGGCGCCTGCTGGACCTGACCTATTTCGGGGCGGAAACCGTGGGCAAGGCCACGGTGGCCGTCTCGATGGTGGTTTCCGGCAGCCGCATCGCGGCGCTCGACGTCAGCGCCGCCCTCGACAAGCAGGTGTGGATTCTCTCGGCCCTGCGGCTGGTTGCAACGCCGGTGCTGTTCATCCTGCTGCTGAAGCAGGTGCCCATGGAAGAAACGGCCCGTGGAATCCTCACCGTGATTGCCGTTATGCCGGCGGCGGTAACGAGCCTAATCTTCAGCGAACGGTTCGGCGGCGACTCGGATTTCATTGCCTCCACCCTGCTCGTCACCCACCTCGCGGCGATCGTTACGATTCCGCTGCTCCTCGCCTGGGCTTTGTGA
- a CDS encoding ABC transporter ATP-binding protein, with translation MVELIDVSKVYTLKGIRKVIFENLNFHFKAGRNIAIMGPNGVGKSTLLRMVAGTEPPDSGRIVRRVRVSWPLGFAGGFNGSMTGLENIRFVSRIYGQDTERVSEYVAEFSELGKSMRLPIKTYSSGMKARLAFGLSMAVDFDCYLIDEITAVGDANFRRKSKEALNQKLDHARIIMVSHSMETIKSYCDCGLLLSPGGLEYHDDVDSLLAAYKARS, from the coding sequence ATGGTTGAACTGATCGACGTTTCCAAGGTTTACACGCTTAAAGGTATCCGCAAGGTCATCTTCGAGAACCTCAACTTCCATTTCAAGGCGGGGCGCAACATCGCCATCATGGGGCCCAACGGCGTGGGGAAATCCACCCTCTTGCGCATGGTGGCCGGAACGGAACCGCCCGATTCCGGGCGGATCGTCCGCCGCGTCCGCGTCTCCTGGCCCCTGGGTTTCGCGGGAGGCTTCAACGGGTCCATGACCGGACTCGAGAACATCCGCTTCGTGTCGCGGATCTATGGGCAGGACACCGAGCGCGTCAGCGAATATGTCGCGGAGTTTTCCGAACTCGGGAAATCGATGCGGCTGCCGATCAAGACCTATTCGAGCGGCATGAAGGCCCGCCTCGCCTTCGGCCTCAGCATGGCCGTCGATTTCGACTGCTATCTCATCGACGAAATCACCGCCGTCGGCGACGCCAACTTCCGCCGCAAGAGCAAGGAAGCGCTCAACCAAAAGCTCGACCACGCCCGCATCATCATGGTCTCCCACTCGATGGAGACCATCAAATCCTACTGCGACTGCGGCCTGCTGCTCTCCCCTGGCGGGCTCGAATACCACGACGACGTCGATTCCCTCTTGGCGGCTTACAAGGCCCGTTCGTAG
- the sppA gene encoding signal peptide peptidase SppA: MANNGSKVGCWIVIAILVMMLMASGLANIGFMAALFSGSTVAGNDYPMDEEPSFDEVWSYGYGETKVVRINLSGVIMRGRQQRLLGYEPDMVESILSQIRCATLDEYVKAILLEVDSPGGAVTPSDEIHAALEQFKRDDEERVVMVFVRDLGASGAYYAAMAGDYIMAEPTAIVGSVGVIMQTLNMKGLGDKVGLSSVTIASGKNKDMLNPFEEVDPQHLALLQELVDSMQERFASIVERSRGLESRELLDGRVFTAGQALENNLIDGVGYMQDAIDKLTFLLDVDDVYIVRYYEPRGFFETLMAAKTPVIPDFTAMESPRFLYLWKP; the protein is encoded by the coding sequence ATGGCCAACAATGGTTCGAAGGTAGGGTGCTGGATCGTCATCGCGATTCTCGTGATGATGCTCATGGCGAGCGGATTGGCAAATATCGGCTTCATGGCCGCGCTGTTTTCCGGTTCGACCGTGGCAGGAAACGACTATCCAATGGACGAGGAGCCGTCCTTCGATGAAGTCTGGTCGTACGGCTATGGCGAAACGAAGGTGGTGCGCATTAACCTCTCCGGCGTCATCATGCGCGGTCGCCAGCAGCGCCTGCTGGGCTATGAACCCGACATGGTCGAATCCATTCTCTCGCAAATCCGCTGCGCCACGCTCGACGAATACGTGAAGGCGATTCTGCTGGAGGTCGACTCCCCCGGCGGCGCCGTTACACCGAGCGATGAAATCCATGCCGCGCTCGAGCAGTTCAAACGGGATGACGAGGAGCGCGTCGTGATGGTTTTCGTGCGCGACCTGGGGGCCTCGGGCGCCTACTATGCCGCGATGGCCGGCGACTATATCATGGCCGAGCCCACCGCCATTGTCGGTTCCGTTGGCGTCATTATGCAGACGCTCAACATGAAGGGGCTGGGCGACAAGGTTGGGCTCAGCTCCGTCACCATCGCCTCCGGGAAAAACAAGGACATGCTCAATCCCTTCGAAGAGGTTGACCCCCAGCACCTCGCGCTGCTGCAGGAACTGGTGGACAGCATGCAGGAGCGCTTTGCCTCGATTGTCGAAAGATCGCGCGGGCTGGAAAGCCGCGAGTTGCTGGACGGGCGCGTGTTCACCGCCGGCCAGGCCCTGGAAAACAACCTGATCGACGGCGTTGGCTATATGCAGGATGCCATCGATAAACTCACCTTCCTCTTGGACGTGGACGACGTGTATATCGTCCGCTACTACGAGCCGCGCGGCTTCTTCGAAACGCTGATGGCGGCGAAGACGCCGGTTATTCCCGACTTCACCGCCATGGAGTCGCCCAGATTCCTCTACCTTTGGAAACCTTGA